A window from Cryptomeria japonica chromosome 1, Sugi_1.0, whole genome shotgun sequence encodes these proteins:
- the LOC131044901 gene encoding disease resistance protein Roq1, with the protein MASISITSYPTEREPASACQGVATSSSSSPSSSQSLFSCCFDWVSPFLSRRSMESNSMESTSGATVCIPENEGTMGAFQEIAPYASTSGTSSIPIQKPCFDVFINHRGPDVKKTLATRIYDILHDMKVTAFLDSKELEYGDFLPTAIEAAIRGANLHVAIFSVHYAESPWCLEELSLMVKSGVKIVPIFYYVEPSDLRYVAQGKGKYVAAFNKHEKKCRYRPEKLQEWKRALSDVSFYSGQIIKNNGDEMRLFKNIVNIVLKEIQHVPLMVAKHPIGLNEAVEDFENTLELVSGDEGVQIVGIWGMGGSGKTTLAKELYNRRSSSMERSCFIFDIREAKGVLQKKQSELLKGLGVNEPVANIEQGKAILARLLRSFRVLIVMDDVDHVDQLDALLPVKDSLERGSLIIITTRECEVLTSWGIHSIYKMKALDPINAEQLFCWHAFLHPSPLPGFVKLVNKFVEACDGLPLSLKVFGGQLYARSNKKYWESLFHKISRILSNDIKEKLKVSYDALDDEEKEAFLDTACFFIREQSSLAIEVWDGSGWSGLYTWERLLNKCLVEVDDDNRVRMHDHLRDLGRDIASQHSPSRYWLSQQIINSGKQIEKTNCIRGIKNAWTRREERLSNEEHLSGGILFLRPSLVGLKLLVIEGDYFNQIIDEAPRELLWLRLYDIRQRNLRAPLSLKNLRVLELYYGQNSFEELWEAESDAPVQLRELSIDGCHKLRRFPNSIGCLNVLKKMVIRFCTNIESLPEEFCRLQLLEHLELCGCEKLSSLPSSFGDLTNLRYLDLSWCSKLRELPVSFKKLILLQSISLHGCEELMLRSDDFQNITKLVFLNLSGCEQLEELPRDVTNQVYLRELHLDGAKRLRELPIQIGELSRLRKMKIGSELLIGFPNSLGDLSSLTHLIISCPSVESLPTSLGNLSSLTD; encoded by the exons ATGGCTTCAATTTCTATCACCTCTTATCCAACAGAGAGGGAGCCTGCAAGCGCTTGCCAAGGAGTGGCGacgtcttcatcttcttctccatcatcatctcAAAGCTTGTTTTCGTGCTGCTTTGATTGGGTTTCTCCCTTTCTGTCACGGCGCTCAATGGAATCCAATTCCATGGAATCTACTTCAGGTGCCACTGTCTGTATCCCAGAGAATGAGGGTACTATGGGTGCTTTCCAAGAAATCGCACCATATGCATCTACTTCAGGTACATCCTCAATACCCATCCAAAAGCCCTGTTTTGATGTCTTCATTAATCATCGTGGGCCAGATGTCAAAAAAACGTTAGCCACCAGAATCTATGATATCCTCCATGACATGAAGGTCACAGCTTTTCTGGATTCAAAGGAGTTGGAATATGGGGATTTCTTGCCTACAGCAATAGAAGCAGCAATCCGGGGAGCTAATCTTCATGTAGCAATTTTTTCAGTGCACTATGCAGAATCACCTTGGTGTTTGGAAGAGCTGTCATTAATGGTTAAAAGTGGCGTCAAAATTGTTCCCATTTTCTACTATGTAGAGCCTTCTGATCTCAGATATGTTGCTCAGGGGAAAGGAAAGTACGTTGCTGCATTTAACAAGCATGAAAAGAAGTGTAGATATAGGCCAGAAAAGCTTCAGGAATGGAAAAGGGCACTCTCTGACGTTTCATTTTACAGTGGccaaatcataaaaaataatgg TGATGAGATGAGGCTGTTCAAGAATATCGTGAATATTGTACTAAAAGAAATACAGCATGTGCCCTTAATGGTTGCAAAGCACCCAATAGGTCTCAATGAAGCAGTGGAAGACTTTGAAAATACACTCGAACTTGTCTCAGGTGATGAGGGTGTACAAATTGTGGGTATTTGGGGCATGGGTGGTTCTGGCAAGACCACACTTGCCAAAGAATTATACAATAGAAGATCCTCATCCATGGAGaggtcttgctttatttttgatattAGAGAAGCCAAGGGTGTGTTGCAGAAGAAGCAGAGTGAACTCCTCAAAGGTCTGGGTGTGAATGAACCAGTTGCTAATATAGAGCAAGGTAAGGCAATTCTTGCAAGGCTTTTGAGATCTTTTAGGGTTCTCATTGTTATGGATGATGTGGATCATGTGGATCAATTGGATGCACTCTTACCTGTAAAAGACAGTCTTGAAAGGGGTAGTCTCATCATTATTACAACACGGGAATGTGAAGTACTTACATCTTGGGGCATACACtccatatataaaatgaaagcactAGATCCAATTAACGCAGAACAACTTTTTTGTTGGCATGCATTCTTACATCCCTCTCCCCTTCCTGGATTTGTTAAGCTTGTTAACAAGTTTGTAGAGGCCTGTGATGGATTGCCCCTGTCTCTCAAGGTATTTGGAGGACAGTTATATGCAAGGTCAAACAAAAAATATTGGGAGTCTTTGTTTCATAAGATATCAAGAATATTGTCTAATGATATCAAAGAGAAACTCAAAGTAAGTTATGATGCTcttgatgatgaagaaaaagaggcATTCCTTGATACAGCATGTTTTTTTATTAGAGAGCAGAGCAGTTTGGCAATTGAAGTCTGGGATGGATCAGGGTGGAGCGGTCTATACACTTGGGAAAGGCTTCTAAATAAGTGTTTGGTAGAGGTTGACGATGACAATCGTGTAAGAATGCATGATCACTTGAGAGATTTAGGAAGGGACATTGCAAGTCAACATTCACCCTCCCGATATTGGTTATCCCAGCAGATTATTAATTCTGGCAAACAAATAGAG aaAACAAATTGTATTCGAGGAATTAAGAATGCCTGGACAAGAAGAGAAGAGCGGTTGTCAAAT GAAGAACACTTAAGTGGGGGAATTTTGTTTCTGAGACCCTCTTTGGTTGGACTGAAGCTTTTGGtgattgaaggagattattttaaTCAAATAATCGATGAGGCACCAAGAGAGCTGCTTTGGCTTCGGTTGTATGATATTAGACAGAGAAATCTTCGGGCACCACTTTCATTGAAAAATTTGAGGGTTTTAGAACTATATTATGGACAGAATTCCTTCGAAGAATTATGGGAGGCTGAGAGCGAT GCTCCCGTGCAGTTAAGAGAGTTGTCTATTGATGGTTGCCACAAACTCCGAAGATTCCCAAATTCCATAGGGTGTCTCAATGTGTTGAAAAAGATGGTAATCCGATTTTGCACGAATATAGAGAGTCTGCCAGAAGAATTTTGTCGTCTGCAATTGTTGGAGCACCTCGAATTATGTGGTTGTGAAAAGCTGTCATCACTACCCAGCAGTTTCGGCGATTTGACAAATCTGCGGTATTTAGATTTGTCCTGGTGCAGTAAGTTGAGGGAATTACCAGTTTCTTTTAAGAAGTTGATTCTCCTGCAATCTATCAGTTTACACGGGTGTGAAGAGCTCATGCTTAGGTCAGATGATTTCCAAAACATTACAAAGCTGGTGTTTTTGAACCTTTCTGGGTGCGAGCAATTGGAGGAGCTGCCTCGTGATGTCACAAATCAGGTTTATTTGAGAGAGCTCCATTTAGATGGTGCGAAGAGGTTGAGGGAGCTACCAATTCAAATCGGTGAACTAAGCAGACTGCGAAAGATGAAGATAGGCAGTGAGTTGTTGATAGGTTTTCCAAACTCTCTTGGAGATCTGTCCTCGTTAACACATCTTATAATTAGTTGTCCCAGCGTAGAATCTTTGCCGACTTCTCTTGGAAACTTGTCCTCCTTAACAGAT
- the LOC131875480 gene encoding uncharacterized protein LOC131875480 — MENLRKLELRANKGSPIQSCIQTIQEWPEEMIICMPAVPNASSLVDSFKLGLSPNLSLVDTDSELVVQNHSFNGNAIMCCFVISRANNGSNLMPENICLVRRFVNSGGYSLISRMKIGEGRWVVIGVFPDRCTWIAGNEIIHISSLKEPRAKLEVERGLCVKGEKQKLVVEALLPLLQTIST, encoded by the exons ATGGAAAATTTGAGGAAACTGGAACTGAGAGCAAACAAGGGATCACCCATTCAAAGTTGTATTCAAACAATACAG GAATGGCCAGAGGAAATGATAATATGTATGCCAGCGGTTCCTAATGCGTCCTCACTTGTAGACTCCTTCAAACTTGGCCTCTCACCGAATCTCTCTCTCGTTGACACGGATTCAGAATTGGTGGTGCAGAACCATTCCTTCAATGGCAATGCTATTATGTGCTGTTTTGTTATAAGTCGTGCAAACAATGGCTCTAATTTAATGCCTGAAAATATTTGTTTAGTGCGTCGTTTTGTAAACAGCGGCGGTTATAGTTTAATATCGAGGATGAAGATCGGAGAGGGTAGATGGGTGGTGATAGGGGTCTTCCCAGACCGTTGCACATGGATCGCTGGAAATGAAATAATCCACATCTCATCTTTGAAAGAACCACGAGCAAAATTGGAAGTGGAGAGAGGTTTGTGTGTGAAAGGAGAAAAGCAAAAACTAGTGGTGGAGGCATTATTGCCACTTTTACAAACCATTTCTacctaa